CCATTTCAGCTTCCAGGGAAAATCAATATTCCCATGAGAATGATTCTTATACCCACAGGGAGTTTAGCTACCAGATGTTTCAACGCAACTTTGAACTACCTAAAGATGTGGTGGATCAAAATCACATTGAGGCAAAGTATGAAAATGGGCTCCTAAAACTCGTTGTTCCTAAAACGGAATCGGCCAGGAAAAAAACGCCTCGTTTAATAGAAATTCAATAACCGGTAATTGTTTTTCCCATGTTGGCACCTGCTTAAAAAGCGGGTGCCAACGATTTTCGTGACAATTATGAAAGCATCCTATATCATAGAGGTAAGTATAAAAACCATTAGGGGTTATACCGCATTCTGCCATTACCAATTAGGGAGTATTCCCAACGATGCAGAAAGAATCTTTGCATGTATGAAAGGAGCTCCGGTCAATGCTAATGGAGATGCCCCTTTCCAGATAAATTTAATATGGCAAAGCAGCATAAAAACGGTTACACTTGCCACGCAGTTCTGCACATTGGCCGAATTGAAGGAGAATAGCCACTATATTTCACGCGAAGTATTTAAATTATTAAACCTCGAATAGATACTTATTGCACCTAAGAAGGCTTAAACAGCCATATCTCATTACCTATATTTGACCTCAATATTTTTTAAATAGGCTATAGTTTCCAAAATTGTCCATCCTTATATGTTATACCATCCTGGTTATTACTGAATGTCGGAAAAGTATAAAACAAAACTAGTTTTGTACAATACTGGTTATTAAAGAAAATCTCAAATTTGATACAGCGTGAATTTATAGTGATTGTTACGAAGTACTAAAGCTTAATATTCCTTTATAATCCAGGAATTCTTATCACCTGTATTAAATGAATTTTCTGTTATGAAAAAAACACTGATGTGTGGATTGTCATCCACTACATGGCCTGCCTTTTTGTTTCTATTCCTTACCTTCCTGAATTTTGTGGAATTCGGACAAAATTTGTATTCAATTATCGGTAAAGTTTTAACTTCTGAAAATCGCCCTGTGCCAGGGGAAACTATTAAAGAAAAGGGTACAAAGGAGGAGGTATGGAATTTTGTGGAGACTGAGCTGAAAGCGGCGTATCCGGTGCTATCTGCGCCCCGGCCTACTGAAAATGGACTTATGACAGCAGGGGCGGCCCTGGCAATTTTAGGTAGGTTGCAGATGGCGGAGAAGAAATGGAGTGAAGCTGACATTAGACCGGAAACTGCAAAAGAAAGTCATGTCAGTAATATAAATCCTCAAAATTTACCTAGTTTTATTTCAAAGAATCATGACACAATTTAAAAGATATTGTCTTGCATTGGATCTGAAAGACGATCCGCAAATGATGAGTGAATATGAGGACTGGCATAAGCCGTCAAATTCCTGGCGTGAAATTACCGATAGTATAATGGATGCAGGTGTCGTCAGTATGCAGATATATCGGGTGTTTAATCGCTTATTCATGATTATGGAAGTAGATCATACTTTTAGTTTTGAGCGTAAAAAAGAAATGGATCATGCAAATGAAAAAGTGCGGAAATGGGAAGAAATAATGGATAAGTATCAACAGTTATTACCGGGAACTACTCCCGGAACAAAGTGGGTGTTGATGGAAAAAATTTATGATCTAAATAATATCAGCCAATGAATAGAAGAAATTTAATCAAACAAATTGGCATAGCAGGCGCTGCTATGCTGTTGCCCGGAAGGTTACAGGCTTTTTCTGAAAGTAGAGAAGGGATGATAAAAGGTCCTTTTCAGCCTACATGGTCCTCGCTGGAAAAGTTCCGCACGCCCGAGTGGTTTCGCGATGCAAAGTTTGGTATATGGGCACATTGGGGACCGCAATGCCAGGCTGAGAGTGGAGATTGGTATGCACGTCATATGTACATAGAAGGACACAGGCAGTATAATATTCATTTGAAAAAATACGGACATCCTTCCAAATTTGGTTTCAAGGATGTAATCAACGAATGGAAAGCCGAAAGCTGGAATCCCGATGCGCTTGTTGCGCTTTATAAAAAGGCCGGAGCTAAATATTTTATTGCACTCGCCAACCATCACGATAACCTGGACCTATACGACAGTAAGTATCAGCCGGTCTGGAACAGTCTGAAGGTTGGACCTAAAAAGGACCTGGTTGGCGGATGGGTAAAAGCAGCAAAAAACCAGGGATTACATTTTGGGGTAAGCGTACACGCTGCGCATACCTGGAGCTGGATGGAAACTGCACAAAGGGCAGATAAACAAGGGGCATATGCCGGTATCCCTTATGACGGGAAGCTCAGTAAAAAGGAAGGGAAAGGCACCTGGTGGGAAGGATTGGATCCGCAGGACCTCTATGCCCAGAATCATCCTTTGAGTGAAAATAGTTACGACAATGGCATGATTCATCGCCAGTGGGGCTGGGGGAATGGGGTTTGCCCTCCCTCACCGGCATATTGTGAAAAATTTTATAACCGGACTGTGGATCTTATTGACAAGTATGATCCTGATCTGATTTATTTTGATGATACAGCACTGCCGCTATGGCCGGCGAGCGATGCTGGATTACGTATAGCAGCTCATTTTTACAACCGGAGTCTGAAAACGCGGAAGTCACTCGAAGTGGTTATAAACGGGAAAATCCTGGATGAACAGCAGCGCAAATGTATGGTGTGGGATATTGAACGGGGGCAAAGTAACAATATAGAACCTTTACCGTGGCAAACAGACACTTGTATAGGGGATTGGCATTATGACAAGGAGATCTTCGAAAGGAAGGGCTATAAAAGCTCCAAAATGGTTATCCAGATGTTGGTTGACATAGTCAGTAAAAACGGGAACCTGTTATTGAATATTCCGGTAAGGGGAAATGGTACCATCGATGAAGAGGAACGGAAGATCGTGGAGGAAATTGGAGAGTGGATGTCTGCAAATGGTGAAAGTATTTATGGCACCAGACCCTGGAAAGTATTTGGCGAAGGACCGGCATTAGAAAATGTGGCACCGTTAAGTGCGCAGGGTTTTAATGAAGGGAAGGGGCGACCCTATACGGATAAGGATATCAGGTTTGTATCTAAGGGTGATACCCTGTATGCAACGGTGATGGAATGGCCGGAAAATGGCAGGGTAATGATTAAAGCGCTTGCTACAGGCAGTGCCCATTACCCCGGTACCATCAGCAGAGTATCATTACCCGGAAATAGTTCACCTTTAAAATTCAGCCGCAGTTCGAACGGATTGGAAGTAGAATTGCCAGCACGATCTGGGTTACTGTCTTATGCCCTGCCGCTGAAAATAAACTGATACGTTTAAGTGGAAGTACATCCTGCTAAGCTTTTCGAAAGCTGGCAGGATTTTTTATTATATGTTATAAGCATGGCTATCCCTGTAAACCCCGGGTGTTTGCCCCGTTGTGCATTTAAACACCCGGGCAAAATAGCTTAAGGTTTCAAATCCTGTTTGTTCAGCGATTTCCGCAAATGAAAAATTGGATGTTAGCATTAAGAACTGGGCACGTTCTATACGTTTTTGCTGAATAAACTGAAGCGGACGCTGGCCGGTATGCTGATAAAAAGATCTGGAAAAGTGATCTGTGCTTAGGTTGGCCCGGGCTGCCAGCTCTTCTACAGAAATATTTCCGGATAAATTAGTTTGTATATGATTGATCGCTTCCATGATCCTGGAAGGAATCGGTTTTTTGTTTTCATTGGCAAAATCCGTACAGTTTAGAAACCTGGATAATAATATTTGTATTAATCCCTGCGTTTCCAGTATAGTCGATAAGTTCAACCGGGAATTGGCATCCTGGAAGCCTTTCAGTATATTACTTTTTTCATAGACTTTAGGGTTGTCAGATTTCCGGAGATCTCTGCCCGGATTTATGGTAATGAGCCTTTTGAATAGATCTATATCAGCAACAGTCGCTTCTGTTTGTAATAGTTTTCTACTTGCTGCAAAAAGGGAACTTCCATCCGACGATTCCTCTATAAAATGAATGTAATATTGGCTGAGATTGGAAAGGCAGGTCTGGTTGAACATAGTAAAGCTCGGTATGAGATAGAGGTGCCCTTTTTCCAGTGTAATTTGTTTTTCAGGATTTGAAAGATGTCCAACACCATCATCAATCAGGTATAAACGGTAAAACGGACTGATTACATTGAGATAGTTCCAACTCTCATTCAATTGTACATAGTCTGTATTCAGTAATGAGAATGTAAATCGGTTCCTCATAACGGCAGCAATTTGTAAGTTGGTTTGAATTGGAAAACTACATAAAATTTCTTTAATTACATTTATTAAACAGGCCGGAATTGTATATACAAATGTCGTTTTTGTATAACAGAAATTTGCCTGAATGTATTCATATTTGAATGGATGTAAATCAGACATTTAAAATCAACCGTACATGCTTCAACTTTCAGAAGTCATCATGGGTACCAGTGGCCTTGGAAATTTATACCAGGAATTGTCCCAACCAACCAAGACTGCAATTGTAAAGGAATTTATCACACATTCAGCAGCTCCACCTGCATTTGATTCTGCCGGGAAATATGGTGCCGGGCTTGCACTTGAATGTCTTGGTCAGGCACTTCATGAATTAGCGGTTTCGCCAGATGATG
This Chitinophaga sancti DNA region includes the following protein-coding sequences:
- a CDS encoding alpha-L-fucosidase produces the protein MNRRNLIKQIGIAGAAMLLPGRLQAFSESREGMIKGPFQPTWSSLEKFRTPEWFRDAKFGIWAHWGPQCQAESGDWYARHMYIEGHRQYNIHLKKYGHPSKFGFKDVINEWKAESWNPDALVALYKKAGAKYFIALANHHDNLDLYDSKYQPVWNSLKVGPKKDLVGGWVKAAKNQGLHFGVSVHAAHTWSWMETAQRADKQGAYAGIPYDGKLSKKEGKGTWWEGLDPQDLYAQNHPLSENSYDNGMIHRQWGWGNGVCPPSPAYCEKFYNRTVDLIDKYDPDLIYFDDTALPLWPASDAGLRIAAHFYNRSLKTRKSLEVVINGKILDEQQRKCMVWDIERGQSNNIEPLPWQTDTCIGDWHYDKEIFERKGYKSSKMVIQMLVDIVSKNGNLLLNIPVRGNGTIDEEERKIVEEIGEWMSANGESIYGTRPWKVFGEGPALENVAPLSAQGFNEGKGRPYTDKDIRFVSKGDTLYATVMEWPENGRVMIKALATGSAHYPGTISRVSLPGNSSPLKFSRSSNGLEVELPARSGLLSYALPLKIN
- a CDS encoding AraC family transcriptional regulator, whose amino-acid sequence is MRNRFTFSLLNTDYVQLNESWNYLNVISPFYRLYLIDDGVGHLSNPEKQITLEKGHLYLIPSFTMFNQTCLSNLSQYYIHFIEESSDGSSLFAASRKLLQTEATVADIDLFKRLITINPGRDLRKSDNPKVYEKSNILKGFQDANSRLNLSTILETQGLIQILLSRFLNCTDFANENKKPIPSRIMEAINHIQTNLSGNISVEELAARANLSTDHFSRSFYQHTGQRPLQFIQQKRIERAQFLMLTSNFSFAEIAEQTGFETLSYFARVFKCTTGQTPGVYRDSHAYNI
- a CDS encoding L-rhamnose mutarotase; translation: MTQFKRYCLALDLKDDPQMMSEYEDWHKPSNSWREITDSIMDAGVVSMQIYRVFNRLFMIMEVDHTFSFERKKEMDHANEKVRKWEEIMDKYQQLLPGTTPGTKWVLMEKIYDLNNISQ
- a CDS encoding Hsp20/alpha crystallin family protein — protein: MALVKRSNGSLLPFFDDFFSRELFNWSNSNFSSTSMTVPAVNIRENDHSFEVEVAAPGMEKKDFKITLEGNTLTISASRENQYSHENDSYTHREFSYQMFQRNFELPKDVVDQNHIEAKYENGLLKLVVPKTESARKKTPRLIEIQ